In Topomyia yanbarensis strain Yona2022 chromosome 2, ASM3024719v1, whole genome shotgun sequence, one DNA window encodes the following:
- the LOC131678875 gene encoding leucine carboxyl methyltransferase 1-like produces the protein MEPQVFHPCDEAVISTNDDASNCKRSAVKMGYWKDEYLGYFVRSPDRKAPEINRGYFARVKGIEMCIEKFFKKTGDKCQIINLGCGFDTLYWRLRESGHMITNFVELDFPAVTSRKCYQIKRNKILLEKIHVEDGEVRLSPTDLHSSNYHIVGVDLRNIDEVAIKMQQSEVDFSIPTIFLAECVLVYIEPQNSSNLLKWFASNFQSAVFVNYEQVNMNDRFGDVMLNNLRQRGCSLAGVESCLSLDTQISRFLNCNWHGARAWDMVQIYNSIPPAERARIERIEMLDEAELLMQLFQHYCISVGWIGDLFQDIEITVEKRLSSLNID, from the exons ATGGAACCGCAAGTGTTTCATCCTTGTGATGAAGCGGTCATATCGACCAACGATGATGCCAGCAACTGCAAACGTTCCGCCGTCAAGATGGGCTACTGGAAGGACGAATACCTTGGATATTTCGTGCGCAGCCCCGATCGAAAGGCTCCCGAGATAAACCGGGGCTATTTTGCACGGGTCAAGGGTATCGAGATGTGCATCGAAAAGTTTTTCAAG AAAACCGGCGATAAGTGCCAAATCATTAACCTCGGCTGCGGTTTCGATACTTTATACTGGAGATTGCGTGAATCGGGCCACATGATAACCAACTTTGTGGAGCTAGATTTCCCGGCAGTAACATCACGCAAATGCTACCAGATCAAGCGTAACAAGATCCTGTTAGAAAAGATTCACGTCGAAG ACGGCGAAGTTCGACTGAGTCCGACCGATCTGCACTCCAGCAACTATCACATTGTCGGTGTCGACTTGCGAAATATTGACGAAGTGGCTATCAAAATGCAACAGTCTGAGGTGGATTTTAGCATCCCAACCATCTTCCTAGCCGAATGTGTGCTGGTGTACATTGAACCGCAAAATAGCAGCAACCTGCTGAAATGGTTTGCCTCCAACTTTCAGTCGGCCGTGTTTGTCAACTACGAGCAGGTTAATATGAACGACCGCTTCGGTGATGTTATGCTGAACAATTTAAGACAGCGAGGCTGCAGCTTGGCCGGGGTTGAATCCTGCCTTTCGCTAGATACGCAAATTTCCAG GTTCTTGAATTGCAACTGGCACGGTGCACGCGCATGGGATATGGTGCAAATTTACAACAGCATCCCGCCAGCCGAACGAGCTCGAATTGAACGAATCGAAATGCTGGATGAGGCCGAACTGCTGATGCAGTTGTTCCAGCATTACTGCATCTCAGTGGGTTGGATCGGAGACCTTTTCCAGGATATTGAAATCAC CGTTGAGAAACGGCTATCATCGTTGAATATTGACTAA
- the LOC131678876 gene encoding neurogenic protein big brain-like: MPVSSLQMPYLNPARSLGPSFVLNKWDNHWVYWVGPLAGGMVSGLLHEFIFSTRKTVKKSKDEGDSSINSDEDINYDMDIDKPQQAGKYHTYRPPTGTLVSQQRYCQSIYTAEPTSKTDRVESIYGGTKSMYCKSPPLTRANLNRSQSVYTKSNTALNRDLSIRPGPLVPAQSLYPLRVTQPQSSHLQNQNVQNQLQQRSESIYGIRSSMRQPGPADRIPQQMPPHPQNVDPQSYQPIYGTRNNPNCSTDALKFDRDPRENSRDDSMSSKFARAVRPESMYGQRRVQSAQSDDSSYGSYHGSGPAITPPTRNASNSSSTYNGGLVLPNYGHGPAGMNQVQMAERKMSSSSSQQQQQQQQQQQQQQQHQQQQQQQSMRNATSIQNTNLPPPPPQLQNHQGYQMHPVRQN, from the exons ATGCCGGTTTCTTCTTTGCAGATGCCCTATCTGAACCCCGCCCGCTCTCTGGGACCATCGTTCGTGCTGAACAAATGGGACAATCATTGGGTGTACTGGGTAGGACCGCTGGCTGGTGGCATGGTTTCGGGTCTGCTGCACGAATTCATCTTCAGCACACGGAAAACGGTGAAAAAATCCAAGGACGAAGGTGATTCCAGCATCAATTCGGACGAAGACATCAACTACGATATGGATATCGATAAACCACAGCAGGCGGGCAAGTACCACACATACCGGCCCCCGACTGGAACGCTGGTCAGCCAGCAGCGGTACTGCCAAAGCATCTACACTGCCGAACCAACGTCGAAAACGGATCGTGTGGAATCGATCTACGGTGGAACCAAGTCCATGTACTGCAAATCGCCACCGCTAACCCGTGCCAACTTGAACCGATCCCAATCCGTGTACACTAAGAGCAACACTGCCCTCAATCGTGATCTGAGTATTCGACCAGGACCTCTAGTTCCCGCTCAGAGTCTGTACCCGCTGAGAGTTACTCAACCCCAGAGCTCCCACCTGCAGAATCAAAATGTCCAAAATCAACTGCAGCAGAGATCCGAAAGCATCTACGGAATTCGGAGCTCAATGCGACAACCAGGACCAGCCGACCGCATTCCCCAACAAATGCCTCCACATCCCCAGAACGTGGATCCCCAAAGCTATCAACCCATCTACGGAACTCGCAACAATCCAAACTGTTCAACAGATGCCCTCAAATTTGATCGGGATCCCCGAGAAAACAG TCGCGATGATTCCATGTCTTCCAAATTTGCCCGCGCTGTCCGCCCGGAATCCATGTACGGTCAGCGGCGGGTTCAGTCAGCCCAGTCCGACGACAGTTCCTATGGTTCCTACCACGGGTCGGGTCCTGCCATCACTCCGCCAACCCGCAACGCCAGCAATAGTAGCAGCACCTATAACGGAGGTCTAGTTCTACCGAACTACGGGCACGGGCCCGCCGGAATGAACCAAGTTCAGATGGCGGAACGGAAAATGTCTTCTTCTTCATctcagcaacagcaacagcagcagcagcagcagcaacaacaacaacaacaccaacagcaacaacaacagcaatcCATGAGAAACGCAACAAGTATACAAAATACCAACCTACCACCGCCACCCCCGCAGCTACAGAACCACCAAGGCTACCAGATGCATCCAGTGCGACAGAACTAA
- the LOC131678877 gene encoding neurogenic protein big brain-like, giving the protein MPYLNPARSLGPSFVLNKWDNHWVYWVGPLAGGMVSGLLHEFIFSTRKTVKKSKDEGDSSINSDEDINYDMDIDKPQQAGKYHTYRPPTGTLVSQQRYCQSIYTAEPTSKTDRVESIYGGTKSMYCKSPPLTRANLNRSQSVYTKSNTALNRDLSIRPGPLVPAQSLYPLRVTQPQSSHLQNQNVQNQLQQRSESIYGIRSSMRQPGPADRIPQQMPPHPQNVDPQSYQPIYGTRNNPNCSTDALKFDRDPRENSRDDSMSSKFARAVRPESMYGQRRVQSAQSDDSSYGSYHGSGPAITPPTRNASNSSSTYNGGLVLPNYGHGPAGMNQVQMAERKMSSSSSQQQQQQQQQQQQHQQQQQQQQQSMRNATSIQNTNLPPPPPQLQNHQGYQMHPVRQN; this is encoded by the exons ATGCCCTATCTGAACCCCGCCCGCTCTCTGGGACCATCGTTCGTGCTGAACAAATGGGACAATCATTGGGTGTACTGGGTAGGACCGCTGGCTGGTGGCATGGTTTCGGGTCTGCTGCACGAATTCATCTTCAGCACACGGAAAACGGTGAAAAAATCCAAGGACGAAGGTGATTCCAGCATCAATTCGGACGAAGACATCAACTACGATATGGATATCGATAAACCACAGCAGGCGGGCAAGTACCACACATACCGGCCCCCGACTGGAACGCTGGTCAGCCAGCAGCGGTATTGCCAAAGCATCTACACTGCCGAACCAACGTCGAAAACGGATCGTGTGGAATCGATCTACGGTGGAACCAAGTCCATGTACTGCAAATCGCCACCGCTAACCCGTGCCAACTTGAACCGATCCCAATCCGTGTACACTAAGAGCAACACTGCCCTCAACCGTGATCTGAGTATTCGACCAGGACCTCTAGTTCCCGCTCAGAGTCTGTACCCGCTGAGAGTTACTCAACCCCAGAGCTCCCACCTGCAGAATCAAAATGTCCAAAATCAACTGCAGCAGAGATCCGAAAGCATCTACGGAATTCGGAGCTCAATGCGACAACCAGGACCAGCCGACCGCATTCCCCAACAAATGCCTCCACATCCCCAGAACGTGGATCCCCAAAGCTATCAACCCATCTACGGAACTCGCAACAATCCAAACTGTTCAACAGATGCCCTCAAATTTGATCGGGATCCCCGAGAAAACAG TCGCGATGATTCCATGTCTTCCAAATTTGCCCGCGCTGTCCGCCCGGAATCCATGTACGGTCAGCGGCGGGTTCAGTCAGCCCAGTCCGACGACAGTTCCTATGGTTCCTACCACGGGTCGGGTCCTGCCATCACTCCGCCAACCCGCAACGCCAGCAATAGTAGCAGCACCTACAACGGAGGTCTAGTTCTACCGAACTACGGGCACGGGCCCGCCGGAATGAACCAAGTTCAGATGGCGGAACGGAAAATGTCTTCTTCTTCAtcgcagcaacagcaacagcagcagcaacaacaacaacaacaccaacagcaacagcaacaacaacagcaatcCATGAGAAACGCAACAAGTATACAAAATACCAACCTACCACCGCCACCCCCGCAGCTACAGAACCACCAAGGCTACCAGATGCATCCAGTGCGACAGAACTAG
- the LOC131684264 gene encoding coiled-coil-helix-coiled-coil-helix domain-containing protein 2-like translates to MNLTKTFSQCLRLAVRPSSNFWVEFSLIVAINFIWFAFLLNHNVRSSCSCFIPSGTESTDGLACDALGCCYVNGAATSQGLGLKSKISGTPGGVAAIGLPSDIPLTRIFSGSDSKEAATEAQTALVQQYAPAGRCSWKITQFRSCAQEQADLTLCEGFNESLRH, encoded by the exons atgAATTTGACCAAAACTTTTTCTCAATGTTTACGTTTGGCAGTTAGACCCTCTTCAAatttttgggtagaatttagtttAATTGTTgcaatcaatttcatttggtttgctTTTTTGCTAAATCACAAC GTCCGCTCCAGTTGCAGCTGTTTCATCCCGTCCGgaaccgagtcaaccgatggtctaGCCTGCGACGCGCTCGGCTGTTGCTACGTCAATGGCGCAGCCACCagccagggacttggattaaagtcaAAAATATCAGGTACGccaggtggtgttgctgcaatcggtttgccgtcGGACATTCCCCTAACCAGAATATTCAGcggttccgattcgaaggaggcAGCCACAGAAGCACAGACTGCtttggttcagcaatacgctccggcagGACGATGCTCGTGGAAGATCACGCAGTTCCGGTCCTGTGCACAAGAACAGGCCGATTTGACCCTgtgcgaaggtttcaacgagtcGCTCAGGCattag